One window of the Oncorhynchus mykiss isolate Arlee chromosome 5, USDA_OmykA_1.1, whole genome shotgun sequence genome contains the following:
- the LOC110524120 gene encoding growth arrest and DNA damage-inducible protein GADD45 beta, with product MTLEELVGCNITEKKMETVNQALEELLVAAQQQDCLTVGVYESAKLMNVDPDSVVLCVLATDEDVIPLQIHFTLIQAFCCDNDINILRVSGMSRLAQVLGEPSTADSNGNEPNDLHCILVTNTQCQSLKCQALQDVGNYCEESRCKNQWVPYLSLQER from the exons ATGACTCTGGAGGAACTCGTCGGATGCAATATCACTGAGAAAAA GATGGAGACCGTGAATCAAGCACTAGAAGAGCTGCTGGTGGCAGCGCAGCAACAAGACTGCCTGACTGTGGGAGTCTACGAGTCTGCAAAGCTGATGAATGT TGATCCtgacagtgttgtgttgtgtgttctgGCGACTGACGAGGATGTCATTCCACTGCAGATTCACTTCACGCTCATCCAAGCCTTCTGTTGCGACAACGACATCAACATACTGCGTGTCTCCGGCATGAGTCGCCTCGCTCAGGTTCTTGGCGAGCCAAGCACCGCTGACAGCAACGGCAACGAGCCCAATGATCTGCACTGCATCCTTGTCACT AACACCCAGTGCCAATCTCTGAAATGCCAAGCGTTGCAGGATGTCGGCAACTACTGCGAGGAGAGTCGCTGCAAGAACCAATGGGTACCTTACCTGTCCCTGCAGGAGCGCTGA